In Candidatus Omnitrophota bacterium, the genomic window GGCAAAAAGGCAAGAGGGAAAAAAACGAGAATTTATTATTCCTTTTTATTTCATCCCTAACAAACGGAAATATTCTTCTCTGGATATTCCAGCCGTTTTTAAATTATTTAAAATAACGGCGATAGGAACTTCATCGTAGGTTGGAATAACAATTGGACGGAAGACGCCGGGTTTAGTATAGGATCGATGGCTTCCTTCTTGTCTGGCAAAATGAAAGCCGCTTTCCAGAAAAATCCTTTCCAATGCTTTCCAATGAATAGGAGTAATTCGAGGCATTAATAAGCGCCGATGGCCATATAGCGTTTTTCTACCGCAACCCAGGAAGGACACGCCCATTGACCATTTTCCCATTTATAACCGGATTCCAAAAGAACATCCGTCAACGTTCCCATCTCCTCCGCCGTTCTCAAAAACAACGATACGGCTTCATCCAACGCCTTCTTGGCATCCTCGGGAGTTTTTCCCGAACTCATCACATCCAACGGCATGGCATGGGCGATAAATTGGACTCCCTCCCTCCAAATTTGCATAGTGAATTCGATTTGAGTGGTTTGACTCATATCGGCGATCTACCCTTTTTACAATAAATTTTGACGGCTTTCTTTCACCATCCTTGCATCAAAAAGCGTTTCTAAATGGTCGCAGACAATTGCCCATTTTCCCACCCTCAAAGCATAGAGAAATAGCGTTATCTTCCAATTGTAAACGAATAATACCATAAGTCCAAAACTTTCTTGGAATACTCATTCGCA contains:
- a CDS encoding type II toxin-antitoxin system HicA family toxin yields the protein MGKWSMGVSFLGCGRKTLYGHRRLLMPRITPIHWKALERIFLESGFHFARQEGSHRSYTKPGVFRPIVIPTYDEVPIAVILNNLKTAGISREEYFRLLGMK